One genomic window of Muntiacus reevesi chromosome 4, mMunRee1.1, whole genome shotgun sequence includes the following:
- the LOC136166063 gene encoding keratin, type II cuticular Hb1-like — translation MTCGSACFSSRSGVHNSSSCVTTQRYSSGRTFSCTSACGSRPGRCCITAAPYRGISCYRGLTGGFSSRSVCGGFRAGSSSRSFGYRSGGPSPPCITTVSVNQSLLTPLNLEVDPNAQRIKHQEKEQIKSLNSKFAAFIDKVRFLEQQNKLLETKWQFYQNQRRCQSNLEPLFNGYIETLRREAERVEADRGRLASELHSLQEVLEGYKKKYEEEVTLRTTAENELVKIKQEVNCLYVHKGDLEANAHSLVEEVDFLKTLYEEELRIMQAHISDTSVIVKMDNSRYLNMDSIVAEIKAHYDEIASRSRAEAENWYRSKCEEIKATVIRHGETLRRTKEEINELNRLIQRLTAEIENAKSQNSKLEAAVTQAEQQGKAALNDAQGKLAGLEEALKKAKQDMACLLKEYQEVMSSKLGLDIEIATYRRLLEGEEQRLCEGINAVNVSVSSSRGGVVCGDLSVTRTSGIRSSGVGACGSSCKKC, via the exons ATGACCTGTGGATCAGCTTGCTTTAGCTCCCGTAGTGGAGTCCACAATTCCAGCTCCTGTGTGACCACTCAAAGGTACAGTTCTGGTCGCACCTTCAGCTGCACCTCGGCCTGCGGGTCCAGACCCGGCCGCTGCTGCATCACGGCTGCTCCTTACCGCGGCATCTCCTGCTACCGCGGTCTCACTGGGGGCTTCAGCAGTCGCAGTGTCTGTGGGGGCTTCCGTGCTGGTTCCAGCAGCCGCAGCTTCGGGTATCGCTCTGGCGGCCCCAGCCCTCCCTGCATCACCACCGTGTCAGTCAACCAGAGCCTCCTCACGCCCCTCAACCTGGAGGTCGACCCCAATGCACAGCGCATAAAGCACCAGGAGAAGGAGCAGATCAAGAGCCTCAACAGCAAGTTTGCTGCCTTCATTGACAAG GTGCGCTTCCTGGAGCAGCAGAACAAGCTGCTGGAGACCAAGTGGCAGTTCTACCAGAACCAGCGCCGCTgccagagcaacctggagccccTGTTCAACGGCTACATCGAGACGCTGAGGCGGGAGGCTGAGCGCGTGGAGGCCGACCGCGGGAGGCTGGCCTCTGAGCTCCACAGCCTGCAGGAGGTGCTGGAGGGCTACAAGAAGAA GTATGAAGAGGAGGTCACCCTGAGGACCACGGCAGAGAATGAGCTTGTCAAAATCAAGCAG GAGGTTAACTGTCTCTATGTGCACAAAGGAGATCTGGAGGCCAATGCACACAGCCTGGTAGAGGAGGTGGACTTCCTGAAGACCCTGTATGAAGAG GAGTTGAGAATCATGCAAGCCCACATCTCAGACACCTCAGTTATCGTCAAGATGGATAACAGCCGGTACTTGAACATGGACAGCATTGTCGCCGAGATCAAGGCTCACTATGATGAAATCGCCAGCCGCAGTCGGGCTGAGGCTGAGAACTGGTACCGCAGCAAG TGTGAGGAGATCAAGGCCACGGTGATCCGACATGGGGAGACCCTGCGCCGCACCAAGGAGGAGATCAATGAGCTCAACCGCCTGATCCAGAGGCTGACAGCTGAGATTGAAAATGCTAAGTCCCAG AACTCCAAGCTGGAGGCCGCAGTGACCCAGGCGGAGCAGCAGGGCAAGGCAGCCCTTAATGATGCCCAGGGCAAGCTGGCGGGGCTGGAGGAAGCCTTGAAGAAGGCCAAGCAGGACATGGCCTGCCTGCTTAAGGAGTACCAGGAGGTAATGAGCTCCAAGCTGGGCCTGGACATCGAGATTGCCACATACAGACGCCTGCTGGAGGGAGAGGAACAGAG GCTGTGTGAAGGCATCAACGCTGTGAATGTCA GTGTGAGCAGCTCCCGGGGTGGAGTTGTATGTGGTGACCTCTCAGTCACCCGTACCAGTGGCATCAGGTCCTCTGGGGTGGGAGCCTGTGGCAGCAGCTGTAAGAAGTGTTGA